One window of the Candidatus Jettenia sp. genome contains the following:
- the tsaE gene encoding tRNA (adenosine(37)-N6)-threonylcarbamoyltransferase complex ATPase subunit type 1 TsaE — MEEIQITFKSINVDETVRFGEKLGRLLVPGDVIALIGDLGAGKTTLVKGIARGLGVEDKRAIKSPTFSLVHLYKGRIPVYHFDAYRLKEIHDMIDIGSDEMIFGNGVSIIEWADKVFGCLPKQYLKITLTAISENERNIEIYGYGEHYRIILHKIKTI; from the coding sequence GTGGAAGAAATACAAATAACGTTTAAGAGTATAAATGTAGATGAGACAGTAAGGTTTGGAGAGAAACTCGGAAGGTTATTAGTACCAGGAGATGTTATTGCCCTCATTGGAGATCTGGGTGCAGGAAAGACGACCCTCGTAAAGGGAATTGCACGGGGATTAGGTGTCGAAGACAAGCGTGCAATAAAAAGCCCTACATTCTCATTGGTTCATCTCTATAAAGGACGCATTCCGGTTTATCATTTCGATGCGTATAGATTGAAAGAAATTCACGATATGATAGACATAGGCAGTGACGAGATGATTTTCGGGAATGGCGTCTCTATTATAGAATGGGCAGACAAAGTATTCGGTTGTTTACCGAAACAGTATCTGAAAATAACCTTAACGGCTATTTCTGAAAATGAGAGGAATATAGAGATCTATGGTTATGGAGAACATTACCGTATAATTTTACATAAGATAAAAACAATTTGA
- a CDS encoding sigma-54 dependent transcriptional regulator, protein MANENILVIDDDPSILEVIQMRLKSFGYRITIAMNGNEAKRALSTISFNLAIVDLRLADENGIELMEEILSSYQKIPVIILTAHGSIETAVEAMRKGAYSYLTKPFNNEELSLHIKNALEKQKLTKEIEHLKSQLGDQHSFRHIIGNNKRMQEIFEQISKIAKTNCTVSIYGESGTGKELIAKAIHHNSNRSKNPFIATNCGAIPESLLENELFGHIRGAYTDAHESKEGLFTQADGGTIFLDEISTTSPALQVKLLRVLQEREIKPVGSTKSIKVNVRVIVASNIDLQKAVNNGTFREDLFYRIHVVPIYIPPLRERKDDIALLATYFMTGFCKILKKDIKGFTPAAIQRMLLYDWPGNIRELQNKVEHAVIMTNKTLITPEDLFTDVNLKNTFNSYKDAKERFEREYVESLLKISKGNVTSASKMAKRYRADIYKLIKKYNINTENYKNNLTTSIY, encoded by the coding sequence ATGGCAAACGAAAATATTTTAGTAATTGATGATGATCCCAGTATCTTGGAAGTTATCCAGATGCGATTAAAATCGTTCGGTTATCGCATCACCATTGCTATGAATGGCAATGAAGCTAAAAGAGCTTTATCAACTATTTCATTCAACCTTGCCATTGTTGATTTACGATTGGCTGATGAAAATGGCATTGAGCTTATGGAAGAAATCCTGAGTTCTTATCAGAAGATTCCCGTTATTATCCTAACAGCGCACGGAAGCATTGAAACTGCTGTTGAAGCTATGAGAAAAGGAGCGTACAGTTATCTTACCAAACCTTTTAATAATGAAGAACTGTCACTCCACATCAAGAATGCGCTCGAAAAGCAAAAGCTCACGAAAGAGATTGAGCATCTTAAGAGCCAGCTTGGTGATCAGCATAGTTTTCGGCATATTATCGGTAATAATAAACGGATGCAGGAGATCTTTGAGCAGATATCAAAGATTGCGAAAACGAACTGTACCGTTTCTATTTACGGTGAGAGTGGCACGGGAAAGGAACTCATCGCCAAGGCTATCCACCACAATAGTAATCGTTCAAAAAATCCATTTATAGCTACGAACTGTGGCGCCATCCCGGAAAGCTTATTAGAGAATGAACTCTTTGGACATATACGGGGAGCATACACAGACGCCCACGAATCAAAAGAAGGCCTCTTTACACAGGCAGACGGGGGTACCATCTTTCTCGATGAGATTAGTACCACATCGCCAGCTCTGCAAGTCAAACTTTTGAGAGTATTACAAGAAAGGGAAATTAAACCTGTTGGCAGCACAAAAAGTATCAAGGTCAATGTCCGTGTCATCGTAGCCTCAAATATAGATCTGCAAAAGGCAGTAAACAACGGAACATTCCGTGAGGACTTATTCTACAGAATCCATGTGGTTCCCATTTATATTCCCCCTTTACGGGAAAGGAAGGATGACATTGCATTATTAGCCACGTATTTTATGACAGGGTTTTGCAAAATACTGAAAAAGGATATCAAAGGATTTACCCCGGCAGCCATCCAAAGGATGCTTCTCTATGATTGGCCAGGCAATATACGGGAATTGCAAAACAAGGTTGAACATGCTGTTATCATGACTAATAAAACTCTGATAACACCGGAAGATCTTTTTACCGATGTAAACTTAAAAAACACCTTCAACTCGTATAAAGATGCCAAAGAACGATTTGAGCGTGAATATGTAGAAAGCCTTCTGAAAATAAGCAAAGGAAACGTTACAAGTGCTTCAAAAATGGCAAAACGTTATCGGGCTGATATTTATAAATTGATTAAGAAATACAACATAAACACTGAAAACTACAAGAACAATCTTACGACGAGCATTTACTAA